The Edaphobacter acidisoli genome contains the following window.
CCATCACCAGCGAATGCGTCAGATAAATGCTGTAGCACATGCCTCCCACCGTCGCCACAAACGCATTGCGGAAAAACCGGTTCAGCAGCTTGCCGCGAAACGCGCTGATAAACAGCACCACCAGCAACGCTGGCATCCAGTACCCCGCCTCGCGGTCACTCATAGAAAACACGACATACCATAGCGGAACTCCAACCACGTCCCACCACCACGAAGACCTGATCCGCGGCAGCACCGTGATGTACCCATCCGCCATCAGCAGCCCGGCCAGAAAATACTGCACAGACCATGCGAGCGACAGCGTATACCGGCTCTCGGGATGCTCAGGTATATGCGCCGCCACTGCCCCGAAGCCTACGATCAAGCCCACCAGCAGCAAGCGCCGGGCCCACTTCGGCCTCGGAAAAAACAGCACCGCCAGCAGAGGGGCCAACACGTAGAACTGGACCTCCACCTCCAGCGACCAGCTCGGCGGATGCACCAGTGGATGCACGCCATACATCAGCCAATGCAGGTACAGCAGACTCGCCAGCAGGTGCGGCAACACCTCCATCACAGGAAGATGTTTCAACGCCACCACCAGCGGAAACCGCATCAACAAATTAATGATGTACGGCGGTTCCAGCCGCGTCACCCGCCGCAGAAAGTATGCTTTCAGCCCAACCTTCGGCCCTCCGGTAATATGCTGCTGTGCGAATGGCAGCCCCAGCACCAGCCCGCTGATGGCAAAAAAAATCGGCACGCCGCGGCCCATATGAAGGAGCACGAAAAAAATAGGGTTCGACCCTCCATTGGACACACAGGTTCCGCAGGTAATATTCGACATCTTCTCCAGGTGATACAGCAGGACCGAAGCGATCGCGACAAACCTCAAACCATCGATCTCGGGAATATACCGCCCGCTCGTCGTCACACGGCGCAGCGAATCCACAAGACTCTTCTTTGTCCCGCGTTCCGCTTCTGTTTCAGGCGTCATTGGCTCGATCCTATACAACTCCCTCTACCCGTCACAATGATTCCTCCGATGCCCGCAACCGATTTACGCTAACCTGATTACGTCATGCGCCCCAACCCAACGGCTTCCGGATCCCATGCGTAGACGCACCCGCTACTCTCTGCTGCTCGCCCTCGCGATCATCGCCGCGCTCGTCGTAGCTGTCCTTCTTCGCAAGGCCGCGCCGCCCGAAGTCGCGCGCCTGCTCCCCGAGTCCGACGCCATCTTCTACGCCAACCTCCGCCCCATCCGTCTGGCCACGCACTTCGACCGCGCCCAGATCCATCGCAGCCCCGAGTACCAGCAGTTCATCGACGCCACCGGCATCGTGCCCGAGCGCGACCTTGACGCCGTCGCCTTCGCCGTTCACCGCATGCCCGACCCCAACGGCCCCAACGGCCCCGTCGGCTACTCCGAAGTCTTCGAGGGCCGCTTCGACGGCGTCCGCCTCGGCCGCTACCTGCGCTCGCTCGCTACCTCTATCGAAGACTACGACGGCCACACCATCTACACCATCCCTGTCGGCGAAGGCAAAGACATCCGCCCCTTCCGCATCACGCAGCTCGCCTACGACACCATCGCCGCCTCCAACATGCCCACTACCGAGCAGATTCACTCCATCCTCGACCGCCACCGCGCCGCCGCCTCGCCCTTCGCCGGGTCGTCGCTCCTGCGCGCGCGCTACCGGGACGTACCGCTGCTCTCCCCCGTCTGGGCTATCGGACACATCGGCCTTCCCTTCTCCGACCGCGGCTACATCAGCGTCTTCGGCCTCCAGCTCCCCCTCGCCGCCGACACCACCTTCGTCGCCAGCCTCCGCTACGTCGGCGCGCTCCACCTGCGCATCGTCGAATACGCGCCCAACGAAACCACCGCGGCCAACACTACCCAAACCCTCAACACGCTGCTCAATCTCTTCCGCTCCATCCAGCAAAATCAGCCCACCAACCCCAACGACGCCGCTTTGCTCCAGATGACCAACACCATCAAAATCGAGCAAGACAAAGACCACGCCGTCCTCTCCGCAAACGTTCCTATTGAACTCATCAAACAACTCACCGCCGCCCCACCCAGCCCGCAACCATAAGCGGTGGCGTTTCAATCAGCCACCAATCTTCGGGTGCCCCATTCATCGCGGCTTTATCGCGATGGGTCGGAAAGCACAAAGCCCAATCAGCCACCCTTTGCATTTCCATTCCGCACCCTGAGCGGAGTCGAAGGGGGAGGAATCTGCTTTCTCCTTCAACAGCCACAAACGTTCGGGCGCCCCATTCATACGCAGTTTCATCGCGCATGAGTGGGAATGAACACACTCGCCCAGCCCCTTTGCATTTCCACTCCGCACCCTGAGCGAAGTCGAAGGGGGAGGAATGCAGTGGTAGAACCGATTAACCTAAGCCATATACAATTCACTACGAACAAAATTGTTCATCCCCGGCACCACGCAAATCTCTCCTGGAGAACCCCGCCCATGTCCGGACGTACCCGCACCCTCGCCCTCCTCGCACTCGCGGCCCTCACTGCACCTGCTCTCCTCGCGCAATCCGGCAAAGTCCTCACTGGCCAGGCAGCCTTCACCGACTGGAACCAGCAGCAGCCCGGCGTCCGCCATAAGATCACCCTCGCCGACCTGCCCGAGCCCAAGCCCGACGAAGCCGTAGACAACGGACCCACCGTAGTCCCGCGCCCGGACAACGCCTGGCCCACCGCGCCCGCCGGCTTCAAAGTCACCCTCTACGCCGGCGGCGACTCCACCCCCATGCAGCGCAGCGAAAACCGCCGCCAGACCCACCAGGCCGCCGAAGGCACCTTCGTCATGCCGCGTCTCATCACCTTCGCGCCCAACGGCGACCTCTTTCTCGCCGACTCACAAGCCGGCATCGTCTTCGTCCTCCGCGGCGTCGGTCCCGACGGCAAGGCCACCCACATCGAAAAGTTCGCCACCGGCCTCGACCATCCCTTCGGCATCGCCTTCTATCCCGCGACCAATCCCAAATGGGTCTACGTCGGCAACGCCACCACCATCCAGCGCTTCGCCTATCACCCCGGCGACATGCATGCGACCGGCGCACCCCAGACCATCATCCCCGACATCCCCGGCTACGCCCAGCTCCGCGGCGGCGGCCACTGGACACGTGACGTCGTCTTCACCGCCGACGGCAACCACATGCTCGTCTCCGTCGGCTCCGGCTCCAACGTCGACGACGCCGACACCCACCCCCGCGAGTTCCACCGCGCCGACATCCTCGAATACACACCCGACGGCAAATTCATCAAGGTCTACGCCCACGGCCTCCGCAACTGCGTCGGCGAAGCCATCAACCCCATCACCGGCTCACTCTGGTGCTCCACCAACGAGCGCGACAACCTCGGCAACCACCTCGTCCCCGACTACGTCACCAGCGTCCCCGAAAACAGCTTCTTCGGCTGGCCCTGGTACTACATGGGCGGCCACCGCGACCCGCGCCTCCAGGACCCTTGCGCCAACGGCACCGGCCCCAACCCGCAACTCAC
Protein-coding sequences here:
- a CDS encoding PQQ-dependent sugar dehydrogenase; this translates as MSGRTRTLALLALAALTAPALLAQSGKVLTGQAAFTDWNQQQPGVRHKITLADLPEPKPDEAVDNGPTVVPRPDNAWPTAPAGFKVTLYAGGDSTPMQRSENRRQTHQAAEGTFVMPRLITFAPNGDLFLADSQAGIVFVLRGVGPDGKATHIEKFATGLDHPFGIAFYPATNPKWVYVGNATTIQRFAYHPGDMHATGAPQTIIPDIPGYAQLRGGGHWTRDVVFTADGNHMLVSVGSGSNVDDADTHPREFHRADILEYTPDGKFIKVYAHGLRNCVGEAINPITGSLWCSTNERDNLGNHLVPDYVTSVPENSFFGWPWYYMGGHRDPRLQDPCANGTGPNPQLTKPLTEAEAANCKREDISSHVRTPDVIVQPHMASLEMAFYPIHKSQFPSEYTGGAFAAEHGSWNRKNRAGYEVIYIPMKNGHATGEYEDFLTGFVVNSGQVWGRPVGVAVAKDGSLFVTDDGSRSVWHITYTGK
- a CDS encoding acyltransferase family protein; protein product: MTPETEAERGTKKSLVDSLRRVTTSGRYIPEIDGLRFVAIASVLLYHLEKMSNITCGTCVSNGGSNPIFFVLLHMGRGVPIFFAISGLVLGLPFAQQHITGGPKVGLKAYFLRRVTRLEPPYIINLLMRFPLVVALKHLPVMEVLPHLLASLLYLHWLMYGVHPLVHPPSWSLEVEVQFYVLAPLLAVLFFPRPKWARRLLLVGLIVGFGAVAAHIPEHPESRYTLSLAWSVQYFLAGLLMADGYITVLPRIRSSWWWDVVGVPLWYVVFSMSDREAGYWMPALLVVLFISAFRGKLLNRFFRNAFVATVGGMCYSIYLTHSLVMDGCYWVFGRVHFLTGFARLYGAGVVIGLPMVLMVGTVFYVLIERPCMDREWPRKLGRYLRERFAIGVAS